Below is a genomic region from Marinifilum sp. JC120.
CGCACAGGCGTGCTGTCAGCCACACTGCCCAGCTCGGAAACCCTTTTGGAAAAATAAAAACTTACAGCCATGGACCTTTTAGCGGATTCCCCCACAAACAATTCGCGTGCAGTATTCCTTACCTGCAATTGCGAAGTGTACCCGGTCCATAACGTAAGACCTACAAATCCTGTAAATATGACAATGGCACATATAAGCAGAAGGCTGTAGCCGTAACCCGGCTTATGATTGGTCCCGTTTTTTTTCATCAGATCAGACGTTTCCATGCGGATAATTATTAAGAACTAACCAATACTGAAATTTATTGACTGAATGACACCTGAGTCCATACCCGAAACTGACACTGTAGCTTTAAATATTTTACCGATCTTAGCACACTTAGAACTATTTTCTCATAATTTTATAAAAAAACAAACACTCACTTGACAGTGAGAATCATTTTCACTATAAAATATTTAATACTTAAAAACATGGAGGCAATCATGTGTGCAGCTCTCATAGGCGGAATGGACAGACTTAAGCGAGATTACATTGTTTCAGCCAAGAAAAAAGGCGTTAAACTCAAAGTGTTCACCGGAAAAGAAAATAAGGTATCTTCAAAACTTGGCAACGCAGACCACGTAATCATCTTTACTAACCAGATTTCCCATGCAGCCAAAAAAGACATCGTAAAATACACCAAAGCCAAGCAGATCCCCCTGCATATGTTCCACTCATGCGGTGTTTCCACCCTCAAAAACTGCCTCGAAAACCTTTAGAACTCGATATTCCGGCGGGAAAGACGGTTTGGAGACAGTCTTCCGGCCAGCCGCAATATCCTCCCCTCGCCCCTGCTAACTGTGCAGGGAGCGCAAAAGTTCAATATTCATTTTATCAAATTTGAAATCCGGATCATCTTCTTTCGGGGTCTCAATTACCTTGGGTACAGTGGAAAAACGGGAATCGTTAATAATATATCTGAACCCCTCGAGACCTATATTTCCCTTCCCGATGTGCTCGTGACGGTCTTTATTGGAACCCAACTCCTGTTTGCTGTCATTAAGATGAAAAAAACGGATGAAATCAAGACCGATCAACTCGTCAAAACGCTCAAAAACCTCTGCACATGATTCAGCGGTACGCAGGTCGTATCCGGCGGCAAAAGCATGGCAGGTATCAAAACATACTCCCATACGCGAAGTGTAACCGGAATCTTCCAGAATTGTAGCCAGCTCACCGAACCTGCTACCTAAATTTGTCCCCTGCCCGGCAGTATTCTCAATAAGTACCTTCACCTCCTCAGTTTCCGAAAGGGCAATGGCCTGATCAAGATTTGCTACGTATCGTTCAAGGGCTTCCACCTTGCCTGAACCGAGGTGAGAACCGGGATGAGTCACCAAATATTCAATACCCAGAGTCTCAGTTCGGCGCAGTTCCTGAGCAAAAGCCTTTACTGATTTATCCACACTGTCAGGTTTAGGAGAAGCAAGATTAATGAGATAGGAATCATGGACACTGACGGGATAATTGCCCCACTCTGCCCTGAGTTTCTTAAAATTTTCTACGACCTTATCTTCAAGCGGTTTCACCTTCCACTGACGTTGGTTGCGGGTAAATATCTGGAGAGCGGTTCCACCCACAGACATGATCCTCTCCACGGCCTTGTCCACACCACCGATTATGGGCATATGGGCACCTATATACATAAAAAAATCCTTTGCTTATTATTTCCTGATATCACTTTTTTGCCCCACCAACTCCATAAGAACCGAAGCCAGCAGTCGCGAATCAATCAGACCATCAGATTCATCTGAAACAAGCCTGCGGTCAATTACTTTCAAAGGAAGTTTTTCCAAAGCAGAAATATCCGGCTTTTCCTGATAGGTACCGTTTTCAGAATCAATGAGAACATAATTTAGCACTGCTTCCGAACTGATATATGCGGAATTATCCATACGCAAAATTTCAAGCAGCCTATCCACCTGCAAATTAATATTATGCCCGATCAGTTCCGGGTCAAAGCCCATATTGGGGATGAAAATTTTCGAGCAGGGATTCTGAGAAACAGCCTCTCCCAACCCTTGCGGAGACAGGGCGGCCAGCGTGCTGGAATAGAAACTCCCCATAGGGTAAACAATCAAATCCGCACCATGAACCAGATTTATTGCCAGCGATGAAGCATGCACAGGACGCGGCCATGGGTCATCCACCCCGGAACAGATCCACATACCGTCAATGGGTGAGGATATCGGATCAACTTCCTTGCCTGTAAACAGATGCTGCCCGGCCAAAATTTCCCCGTTCACCAGCCGCACAGCCAGATGCCCATTATCAACGGTAGAAGCCCGGACAATCCCCCGGACACCTATAAGATGAGAAAGCTGAGCGATAGGCGGAGCCAATATCCGCTGGTGGGCCATGAATCCAGCCGCAAGCAGGACATTGCCGAGACTGGCATTAACCGGATCAAACTTGTCTCCTGCAAGTTCGATAAAAAGAGCAAAGCGGTCTGCAAGTATTTTGCGAACAATTTCAGAAAAACCGTCCATGAGGGAATGAGAACCATTGGCGAGATGCGAAAGCTGTCCGTTAAGAGCTGTTCTGTCTGCATAACGAGGAAGGCGGGTTCCGAGCAATTCAACAATTCTTGCTTTATCCGGGCTGTCCGTATCCGCCAGAGCAAGCAAGCGATTGCGAACATCCCCCACCGCTGGCATGTCGAATACTTCCCGCAAGGCAGCGGAACTGCCTCCGGAGTCAAAAGTGGTTATAATATAGGCACATTCGGGGTTTACTTTTGCAAGTTCAGAGGCCAAACCGTTAAGGGCCGTCCCCCCGCTAAAAAAAACAATTCCCGGATGCTCTTTCTTCACCAGCAACTCCTTTACCTGAACCGCACATTTAGATAGTGAATATTGTAGTTTCAGCAGGTTATTTTATAACAATTGGCAATCAACATACCTCAATCTTACTGATATGAAAAACATTTTCCTCAACATACATGGATTCGGATCCTCAGGCGCGAACTCAAAAGCCGCAGCACTTACTGAAAACTTTCCCGAGCATGAGCTGATCAGCCCGGATCTCCCCCCAGACCCACTGGAATCAATTGAAATAATAGAATCAATTGTCATGGAAAACAAAAACCGTCCTTTGATTATGCAGGGGTCTTCCATGGGCGGCCTTTACTCGCTAATCATGCATTTTCGCCACTCAATCCCGGCTTTGCTAATCAATCCGGCATTGACTCCGGCAGCTCTGGTACGCAACCGTCTGGGAGAAGTATATGAATTCTCCAACGGTGACAGCATCCTCATTTCACAGGAACATGTGGACCGTTTTGCAATGGTGGAAAGAGAACTGAAAAAAGGCATTGTGGAAAAGGGAGTCCACAATGGGGAAGTACTGGCTCTGATAGGAGAACAGGACGAACTGCTGGACCAGAACATAATGAAATCAATACTCAGAAAGGCCGGAGCCGAAATCATTTCATATGACACCGACCACCATTTCGAAGGATATGATGAAGTTTCGCGCAAGAATGAAAATGTACGAGAATTCCTGCTTACCCGGCGGGGCTAATTACTGTCCTTGCCCATATCCATTCGGCCTACGGGCATCAGATCATTCATCTCGCTGATATAGCCATTTTCAAGGTTATTCACTTCCTGAATATAAGTCTTGAAGGTCAGGTCCATGGACGGATCGGTGAACTTGTGCAGGCTGTACGAAGGAGTAGAGAAAAAACCGCGTCTGGCTTTGTGCTCACCGCCCATGCCCGGATCATAGTTGTTTATACCGTTGGACACGGCCCATTCAATGGGAGCGTAATAACAAAGTTCAAAATGGAGGAAGCGGACTTCCTCAAAACAGCCCCAATATCTGCCCCAGAGCTGATCCCCGGAAAAGACAAACATTGAGAGGGCCAGCGGATCAGGATCATTACCCCGAAGGGCTACAGTAAACATCAGATTTTCCCGCATATTCTGCTTCAGACCCTCGAAAAAATCAGGAGTAAGGTATTTGCAGCTCCAAACCCCGAACTTATCATTGGTAGATTCATAGCAGTGATACATAAGATCAAAATAGCGGTCCGGAATTTCATATCCGGTCAATGTCTGCACCCTGACATTATCACGGTGCAAGGCCTTGCGCTCACGGCGGACAGTTTTACGCCTGTTGCTGTTCAGGGTGTCCAACCAATGGTCGAAATTCCGGTAATCATTGTTAAGCCAGACATATCCCTGATGCTTCCATGCAGCGTATCCGTAAGCTTCCATTTCAACAGCCCAATCAGGGTCCACAAAATTAAAAGCACAACTACCCAGACCGTTAATAGAGCAAAAGCGGTCAAGAGTCTGGCAGATCAAGCCGGTAACCCTTTGAGCTGAAATATCCGGGGCAATCATAAACCGATAACCGGATGCCGGGGTATAGGGACTCATACCCACAATCTTAGGATAATAGGCCATGCCCCCTTTCTGAGCCACTTCAGCCCAGACCCGGTCAAAAATAAACTCCCCTTCACTCTGATCGCGGACAAATAGAGGAGCAGCTCCCACAAGCCGTCCCTCGTAACGCACAAGCAGATGAGCCGTTAGCCAACCGCTTTCAGGAGTTGCGCTCCGGCTCTGCTCAATAAGGCGCAGCCAATCCCACTCAAGGAAAGGAAAATTTAATCCCTTGGCAAGCCGATCCCACTCATCCCGGTCAACTTCGGTGATTGAAGGAATCCATGAAATTTCAAGTCCATCCAATATATCAGTCATTTACCAATCCTAAAAACTACTGACCGCTAACTTTCCCGGCAAATGATCTTGATACCGAAAAATAATCCGCAACCCATTCCATAAAAACTCCAGCCGTATTGGAGTAATCCTCCCTGTTCCAGACCATATAGATGTCCATGCAGGGAAATTCGTCACTGATGGGAACCATGGCAATTCCCTTGCGTGAAACCCTGCTGTTCTCCGGGAGAAAAGTCACCCCCATGCCTGACGATATCAAGGCGGAAGCACCGGAAAGGCCGGAAATTTCCTGATTCACCTTGGGCAACAGCCCCCGTGAGGTAAAGGCTTTCATGATAGCATCGTAAAGGTCCGGCTGCCCGCTGCGGGGAAACAGGAGCAGGTTCTCCCGTGCAACTTCAGCCAATGATACGCTTTTTTCAGCGGTAAAGATATGATCTTCCGGCACAGCAAGAACATGTTTTCTGGAAAAAAGTTTTACTGACGATAAGCCTTCCATGGCATGAAGGTAAACAGTTGAAAACCCCACATCCAATTCACCGGACCGGATTCTCTCTAGCTGAATTGAAGCGCCGAACTGGCTGAGGCGCACAGAAACACCGGGATATCTGTGGCTGAAAGAACGCACCGCTTCCGGCAAAAGGCTGTCCATGGCAATCTCCATGAATCCAACCTTTATGTTGCCGTATTCCCCCTTGGACATCCGCCCCACAGTTGCAGCAGCCTCTTCGGCCTGAGCCACAATGTCCATAGCCTGCTTGTAGAAATAGCGTCCTTCATTTGTGAGCCGTACTTTACGACTGTTGCGCTCCAGAAGACGGGCTCCGAGTTCTTCCTCAAGGCCTTTTATCTGCTGCGAAAAAGGAGGCTGGGCAATATGCACCCTGCGAGCCGCACGACCAAAATGCAATTCCTCGGCCACGGCAATAAAATATCTCAGCTGTCTTAATTCCATCAAAAAAATCCATTGCTTAAAAACTGCGGGATAAAATCCCCGACTTCTTTTTATTCAACAATAAATCCTGTTTAATTACAATATTAATGTCTGAAGCTAAAAAACAGTAAAAAGTTTGATTGCATTTTTTTACGCCTTGGGCCAACCTCTGCACGCCTTATATCAACAAGGAGTTTTATTATGACCGATAATCTTGATAGTCTGCTTTCCGATATTCAGCAGCAGTGCGATGACGCAGCCCACGACATGTTCGGGGAGGAAACCTCCCGCTGGCACAACCCGACCTACGCCCGGACCATGGAAAACCCGGACAGCATAGGGGAAATGCGGGGAACCTGCGGCGATATCATCAAAATATTTCTCAAAATAGAAAACAATACCATTAAGGAAGCATCTTTCTTCACCACTGGATGCGGGCCAAGTATTGTCAGCAGTGACATGGCCTGCGAACTCAGCATGGGCAAAAACATTGACGAAGCCTCTGAAATAGGTGGGGAAAACATCCTCGAAAGACTCGGCGGATTACCCGAAGACAAAACCCACTGCGCGCATCTGGCAGCTTCAGCACTACAGGAAGCATTGGGAAACTGGATACAGAAAAAATAGTCGCGAAAACTTATAAGCTGTGCTTGAGAATACCCTTTATCAAGGAAATCTTTTTAATCGGCTTGGTCAAAAAGCCACTACACCCGGCCTCAAGGCAGGCTTCCCTGTCTTCTTTCCTGTCATTAGCCGTAAGAGCTACCACAGGTGTGGCCGGGTACCCGTTTTCCAACTCATACCCCCTGATTTCGCGGGTAGCTTCTAAACCGTTTTTTACAGGCATCTGGATATCCATCAGTACCAGATCAAAATTATTTTCACGGTAAATACGGACAGCTTCATCGCCGTCCACGGCAAAACGGAGCCTAAAAGGAGTATCCTTCAGGAGAAATTCAAGCAGTATACGATTGTTTTCCGAATCATCAACCACAAGAATTCTTAGTGGATTCAGCTCAATCATTTCTTCCCGAACCTCTGTTCCAGAAGGAAGATCGCCATAGATATCAAGCATGGCCTTAAGTAGTCCGCCTCTGGTCACAGGCCAGAACACACTACTTTTGACTCCGAAAAGCTGGTTTACTTCCGGACGGTTGCTGCTGACTCCGGGAGAAGAGGAGAGAGTGCAGAGCATAGGATTATCGTTATTCAACCGGGCCTTGATGGCTTCGACTTCACTTAATCCGTCTTCATCGCCGAGCCGATCAGAAATAATAACCAACTCAGCATCACTGCGGCAGGAGTCGCTCTGCACACAGGCAAAATTCAAATCCCCGGCATGCAAACATTTAGCACCCCACTCGCCAAGACATTTGCAGATATACTTCCTGACCAAATTCCGTTCATCGATGACCAGAATTTCGCGATCCTGCATTGCCGACCTGATTCTGCATGTATCCGCTTCTATTTCATCAACTCCGCCGACCTGAATATCGGCCCGGAACTCGGCTCCGCCGGATGATATATTGCGAACACTGATCTGCCCGTTCATTAGCTCAACTAAATTACGGGTAATAGATAGCCCAAGCCCTGTACCGCCGTACTTGCGGGTCGTGGAAGAGTCAGCCTGTACAAAATTATCAAAAATAATTTTGAGCTTTTCTTCCGAAATTCCTATCCCACTGTCACACACGACCATATGCAAAGCAGTCCTGCCTTCCGGACCGACAGAACTAGAAATATCCAAAACCACAGAACCTGAATCAGTAAACTTTATCGCGTTGCTGAGCAGGTTGACGAGAATCTGTTTTATTCTGGTCGGATCACCCTCGAAAAGGGTTGGACAAAGCGGGTCTACATGGCAGGCAAAAACCAGTTCTTTCTTCCACGCGCTTACGGACATGATCCCGGCAACTTCGTCCACAAGCTCATCAATATTAAATTTTGTATTTTCAAGAGTAAGTTTGCCGGACTCGATCTTGGACAGATCAAGAATGTCATTAATGAGATTCATCAACGCCTTGCCGGAATCCCTGAAAATGGAGACATAGCTCCGTTGCTCCATGGTCAGGCTGGTATCGAAAAGCATATCAGCCATACCCAGAATAGAATTCATGGGAGTACGAATTTCATGACTCATCTGAGCCAGAAATTCACTCTTGGTTCGGTTGGCGACCTCCGCTTTACCCATGGCCTCTTCAAGCTTCTTGAGAGTTTCCGCCATATGCGATGAATTGCGCTCCTCAACCTCTTTAGCCTTCAGCAATTCCGCCGTGTAATGCTGCAACTCATCTTCGTCCCGCTTACGGTCAGTTACATCACGGACAACACTAAGCAGCACATCCTGCCCATGATAAGTAATCTTGCGACTACGCACATCCGTGTAGACAATCTCCCCAGATTTTGCCACAGCCGGACATTCAAACTGCCGAGAACCTTCTTCGGTAAAAATACTGTTAATAAGTCCGCGCAGGGTTTCACGCTCATAAGCTGGAACAAGTTCAAAAACAGTCTTCTCTAAAAACTCATCGCGGTCATATCCAAGAAAATCAGCCCCGCCGCTATTAACCTTCATAAAAAGGCCATCCATATCAGTTATGCAGACCAAATCGTCCACATTATCAAAAAAGAACTGATACTGTTCCAACCCCCGGGTACGACGCAAGTTTTCAAGCATTGCGGAAAGAGCGTTACCCAGCGCGCTGATTTCAGTAATGCGACTCTCCCGGCCGGGAATATCCTCTTCCAAACCCCTGGAAATATCTTCAGCGGAAGTGGTGATGGTGCGCAGCGGGCGAGTTAATTTACTGCTCAAGTAAAGCGAAACACCTATACAAAGCCCTATGACCACTCCAAACAACGGCAGAAGCAGCAAGAATGTTTGCTGCAAAGACTCATTGAGCCTTGCATTGGAGACAAAATACCCAAGTCCTGAAACCAACGCACTACGATACAAAACCCCCTCTGTATCCTCGCCGAGCCTGACCTTGACAAGCTCGTCATCACCGACAGAATCTCCCAGAGACAAAGCAAGGGACTGCCCTGTAATAAGATCATACGCATTCCCCTGTTCAAAAAGGACCAGTTTGCTTCCAAAGGAATTCTTAAATGTGGAAACCAATTCCGACCTTGAAAAATCCACCAGACAAGCGGCACTGCCGACAACTTCCGACCTGCTGAGGATGGGAAGTGAAAAAACTGTTATAAATCCGTCCCTGCCTACCCGACAAAAGGAACAACGGAACGGAGAATTCATAAGTGCATTTTGAATATAGGTTTCATCGAAGGGCCTTGCCGAAGAGCTGAATATTCTGGCGTCACCCTTGCGCAAGACAAAAAAATCAATTCCCAGTGGGGCCTGGTCATACTCGGATAACTTCTCGGTCAGGGGGTAATCCACCCCCATCATCATGGCGACCCGGATAGAGTTATCCTTGCTAAGTTCCCCAAGACGGGCCATAGCACGGTGCAGAAAACTATAAAGCTCAAGGCTGGATTCCTGTCCCTCAGCCCGTACCCGGTCATGAAATTCATGTTTAAGTGTGCTAAAATAACTGTAAGAAAAGACCCCGCCCATAGCGAGAGCAGTGATAATGGCCATCCCGCATATTGCGGCAGCAACTAGAGTGGAAAGTCTGTAGGAAGATATTTTTTTCATTTCAGCAACATGAACTTCAACTATTTGTAAACAACATCAGCAGCCATCAAAATATCGGCGGGAATCACCATTCCCAATTCCTTTGCCCGCTTAAGATTAAAAACCAGAGCATAGCGCTCTGCTTCTTCAACAGAAATATCTCCGGGAGATGTTCCCTGCAAAATCATGGCAACCATTTTACCTGCCTGCCTGCCCATAGCTATAAAATCAACTCCGGCCCCGCCCAGCATTCCCAAACGGGCATAAACATAGTTAATTGAAATTCCCGGCGTACGGCAATTAGCAACGGTCCATTTTACAATATCCCCAGTGGAATGGCTTTGGCCATTCTTATCCTTGAGCAGTGTTGCCGCCGGATAGATGGTGCCTATCGATGGATCAGAGCAGGCCTGACGGATAATTTCTGTATACTCTTCCCAAGAAGTGGCAATGCGGGTCTCAAATTCAATCCCCAAATTCTCACCAGCTTCGTCCATTTCCTTACTGACCTGCTTGAACACAGCCTTGCCCGTGGGAGATTCACCCAAAAGGACCAATATTTTTTCAAGTCCGGGAATCAGCTGTTTCTGAACCCTGCAAGCATCGATGAAATGAAGTTTCTCGTACACACCGGTAATATTGTGTCCCGGTTTCGAACGGGAAACCATCCATTTCACTTTGCGGTCATAATCTTCAGGCTGTCCGTTCATCCCGCTAAAAACAATATCAATATCACTGTCCACAAGTTTAAGGCCGACGGAGCTAAAGGCATTATCATCAAGTAAAACCAGAACATCAGGACGAACCTCACGGACTCTTTCCAGAACCGCCGCGGCCTGTTCTTCTATAAGATCCGGGCTATTATTCACCTTCTTGGTTTTCATGGCATATTGATGAACAATAAGATTTGAGCCTTCCACAAACCCTGCTTTCTCCAGACTTTCCAGCACTCCCTGATGCTGCGGTTGCCCGCAGATATTTTCTAGACTGTAGCTATGCACAATCAATATCTTCTTGGTTTGTGTTTCCTCTGCAACAGCTACGCAGCAAGAAAACAAAACATACAAGCAACCCCAGATAAATACAGAAAGTCTTTTTTTCATCACTCCCCACAGTGCTGAACATCCTTTTAGTTTCATAAATAAACTTATTGTAGCCTTGTTTATATCATTTTTTCATCAACACAGACAGATAAACATGCCTCCTCTGATTATTTCACCTATCAGCACACACTATTTTACAGAGGAAAATTCCCCAAAGACAGGGTAATGATCGGAAGCAGAAATGGTATCCACGACTTTTGCCGACCCCGGAAGCAATCCTTTTGAATAAAAAAGAAAATCATAACGATGTTTGCGCTCGGCAAAGGTAAAATTTTTATGCAACATTTCAGCAGAATCTCCCGGGTTGCTGAGAACTTCACCTACTCCGTCCAAATCCTCTCGCAACTGATTGAGAAAAGGAGCCTTGCGGAGATCGGCTTCAGGAATCGGGGTTCCCCTGATATATGCTTGAAAATTAAAATCACCGCCAATCAGAAATTCCACACCGAAGCTTTCCCTCTTTATCCACTCGGCAAGATACCTTGCCTGCGCCACCCGAGCCGCCCTGTTCCAGACGCAGAGATGGACATTGTAAACATCGATCCGCTTACCACCAACCTCTACCGCAACCCGCTGCATGGAAGATTTCCAGAGCAAAGGATAATAAAAAATGTTCAGGATACTATTTTCAAAATTAGGTTTGCAGGAAGTCTGGACATATTCATTGGATACAATAGGAAATTTGGAAATTACAACCGTAGCCTTGGTAATCTTACGCTCTTTACGAAGGGGAAAGAACATATCCCAATCAACCACCGGAGCGGCATACCCCCAACCCAATCTATCCATGATATAATTCAACTGGTTCATATACCATGAACGCTTAGAATCAAGATCTACTTCCTGAAGCAGCACTATATTCGCATCTTCCGCCCTGACCAGATCAATAAAACTATCCAGATTGGTGGTGAAAAAGGTTTCGGGGTGTTCATCGGCAAGCGTGTGCTGCACCGATCCAGCCGCAAACCCCAGATTGTAGCTCAATACCTTTAGTTTTCCATCATCAACCTCTGCGGATTGAACTTCTTCATTGAACTTAAGAACCTGACCTTTTTCCAACACCCCTATCCGATAAACCGGATCAGTAAACCATTTGATCAGAAAATAACCGGCAACAAAAATAAGCCCACACAATAAAACAGATGTAAACAACTTTAAAAAAGTATACATGTAGTTCATTGTGACTCCTAAAATTATATTATATTATATTATATTTTATAAACTTATGATAAAAATAAATGCTTAAAACTATATTCAAAACCATCACACCTATCATTGCGATCCTGCTTGTTGCCTCTATGGTCCATGCACACCAAAAAAGACAACAAGTCATTAAAATTGTTTGC
It encodes:
- a CDS encoding DUF2325 domain-containing protein yields the protein MCAALIGGMDRLKRDYIVSAKKKGVKLKVFTGKENKVSSKLGNADHVIIFTNQISHAAKKDIVKYTKAKQIPLHMFHSCGVSTLKNCLENL
- a CDS encoding deoxyribonuclease IV, yielding MYIGAHMPIIGGVDKAVERIMSVGGTALQIFTRNQRQWKVKPLEDKVVENFKKLRAEWGNYPVSVHDSYLINLASPKPDSVDKSVKAFAQELRRTETLGIEYLVTHPGSHLGSGKVEALERYVANLDQAIALSETEEVKVLIENTAGQGTNLGSRFGELATILEDSGYTSRMGVCFDTCHAFAAGYDLRTAESCAEVFERFDELIGLDFIRFFHLNDSKQELGSNKDRHEHIGKGNIGLEGFRYIINDSRFSTVPKVIETPKEDDPDFKFDKMNIELLRSLHS
- a CDS encoding GAK system CofD-like protein codes for the protein MKKEHPGIVFFSGGTALNGLASELAKVNPECAYIITTFDSGGSSAALREVFDMPAVGDVRNRLLALADTDSPDKARIVELLGTRLPRYADRTALNGQLSHLANGSHSLMDGFSEIVRKILADRFALFIELAGDKFDPVNASLGNVLLAAGFMAHQRILAPPIAQLSHLIGVRGIVRASTVDNGHLAVRLVNGEILAGQHLFTGKEVDPISSPIDGMWICSGVDDPWPRPVHASSLAINLVHGADLIVYPMGSFYSSTLAALSPQGLGEAVSQNPCSKIFIPNMGFDPELIGHNINLQVDRLLEILRMDNSAYISSEAVLNYVLIDSENGTYQEKPDISALEKLPLKVIDRRLVSDESDGLIDSRLLASVLMELVGQKSDIRK
- a CDS encoding GNAT family N-acetyltransferase, giving the protein MTDILDGLEISWIPSITEVDRDEWDRLAKGLNFPFLEWDWLRLIEQSRSATPESGWLTAHLLVRYEGRLVGAAPLFVRDQSEGEFIFDRVWAEVAQKGGMAYYPKIVGMSPYTPASGYRFMIAPDISAQRVTGLICQTLDRFCSINGLGSCAFNFVDPDWAVEMEAYGYAAWKHQGYVWLNNDYRNFDHWLDTLNSNRRKTVRRERKALHRDNVRVQTLTGYEIPDRYFDLMYHCYESTNDKFGVWSCKYLTPDFFEGLKQNMRENLMFTVALRGNDPDPLALSMFVFSGDQLWGRYWGCFEEVRFLHFELCYYAPIEWAVSNGINNYDPGMGGEHKARRGFFSTPSYSLHKFTDPSMDLTFKTYIQEVNNLENGYISEMNDLMPVGRMDMGKDSN
- a CDS encoding LysR family transcriptional regulator, with translation MELRQLRYFIAVAEELHFGRAARRVHIAQPPFSQQIKGLEEELGARLLERNSRKVRLTNEGRYFYKQAMDIVAQAEEAAATVGRMSKGEYGNIKVGFMEIAMDSLLPEAVRSFSHRYPGVSVRLSQFGASIQLERIRSGELDVGFSTVYLHAMEGLSSVKLFSRKHVLAVPEDHIFTAEKSVSLAEVARENLLLFPRSGQPDLYDAIMKAFTSRGLLPKVNQEISGLSGASALISSGMGVTFLPENSRVSRKGIAMVPISDEFPCMDIYMVWNREDYSNTAGVFMEWVADYFSVSRSFAGKVSGQ
- a CDS encoding iron-sulfur cluster assembly scaffold protein, with amino-acid sequence MTDNLDSLLSDIQQQCDDAAHDMFGEETSRWHNPTYARTMENPDSIGEMRGTCGDIIKIFLKIENNTIKEASFFTTGCGPSIVSSDMACELSMGKNIDEASEIGGENILERLGGLPEDKTHCAHLAASALQEALGNWIQKK
- a CDS encoding response regulator gives rise to the protein MKKISSYRLSTLVAAAICGMAIITALAMGGVFSYSYFSTLKHEFHDRVRAEGQESSLELYSFLHRAMARLGELSKDNSIRVAMMMGVDYPLTEKLSEYDQAPLGIDFFVLRKGDARIFSSSARPFDETYIQNALMNSPFRCSFCRVGRDGFITVFSLPILSRSEVVGSAACLVDFSRSELVSTFKNSFGSKLVLFEQGNAYDLITGQSLALSLGDSVGDDELVKVRLGEDTEGVLYRSALVSGLGYFVSNARLNESLQQTFLLLLPLFGVVIGLCIGVSLYLSSKLTRPLRTITTSAEDISRGLEEDIPGRESRITEISALGNALSAMLENLRRTRGLEQYQFFFDNVDDLVCITDMDGLFMKVNSGGADFLGYDRDEFLEKTVFELVPAYERETLRGLINSIFTEEGSRQFECPAVAKSGEIVYTDVRSRKITYHGQDVLLSVVRDVTDRKRDEDELQHYTAELLKAKEVEERNSSHMAETLKKLEEAMGKAEVANRTKSEFLAQMSHEIRTPMNSILGMADMLFDTSLTMEQRSYVSIFRDSGKALMNLINDILDLSKIESGKLTLENTKFNIDELVDEVAGIMSVSAWKKELVFACHVDPLCPTLFEGDPTRIKQILVNLLSNAIKFTDSGSVVLDISSSVGPEGRTALHMVVCDSGIGISEEKLKIIFDNFVQADSSTTRKYGGTGLGLSITRNLVELMNGQISVRNISSGGAEFRADIQVGGVDEIEADTCRIRSAMQDREILVIDERNLVRKYICKCLGEWGAKCLHAGDLNFACVQSDSCRSDAELVIISDRLGDEDGLSEVEAIKARLNNDNPMLCTLSSSPGVSSNRPEVNQLFGVKSSVFWPVTRGGLLKAMLDIYGDLPSGTEVREEMIELNPLRILVVDDSENNRILLEFLLKDTPFRLRFAVDGDEAVRIYRENNFDLVLMDIQMPVKNGLEATREIRGYELENGYPATPVVALTANDRKEDREACLEAGCSGFLTKPIKKISLIKGILKHSL
- a CDS encoding endonuclease/exonuclease/phosphatase; translated protein: MYTFLKLFTSVLLCGLIFVAGYFLIKWFTDPVYRIGVLEKGQVLKFNEEVQSAEVDDGKLKVLSYNLGFAAGSVQHTLADEHPETFFTTNLDSFIDLVRAEDANIVLLQEVDLDSKRSWYMNQLNYIMDRLGWGYAAPVVDWDMFFPLRKERKITKATVVISKFPIVSNEYVQTSCKPNFENSILNIFYYPLLWKSSMQRVAVEVGGKRIDVYNVHLCVWNRAARVAQARYLAEWIKRESFGVEFLIGGDFNFQAYIRGTPIPEADLRKAPFLNQLREDLDGVGEVLSNPGDSAEMLHKNFTFAERKHRYDFLFYSKGLLPGSAKVVDTISASDHYPVFGEFSSVK